The following proteins are encoded in a genomic region of Primulina huaijiensis isolate GDHJ02 chromosome 3, ASM1229523v2, whole genome shotgun sequence:
- the LOC140972180 gene encoding uncharacterized protein, translating to MATRGRGRFRPRQNIPVAQDQGSATHTQMDITPTPMEILLARFQSLHPPMLKGTENALECENWLENMDQLFESLEYPDDRRIKLVVHQLLDVAKSWWIMTKKALEGRGTIVTWDIFKSEFYQRFFPTSYRKDRGAEFANLKQGNLNIEDYVAKFSNLLRFAPHVASDEEAKADNFINGLNPDIFTLVNTGRPNTFVEALDRAKGAETGIIRQRGLQYSQRSQQPQFRQQFRQGNSGGNSGNIKEQFKARGKQFKWHGSNFSSSSGSRQSGSV from the coding sequence atggctactcgaggtagaggtcgttTTAGACCTAGACAGAAcataccagtggcacaagatcagggtagtgctactcatactcagatggatataactccgactccgatggagatactgttagccagatttcagtctttgcacccaccgatgttgaaaggtaccgagaatgcattagagtgtgagaactggttggagaatatggatcagttatttgaatctcttgagtatccagatgatcgtagaatcaaattagttgttcatcagttattagatgttgctaagagttggtggatcatgacaaagaaagctttagagggtcgaggtacgattgttacctgggatatctttaaatctgaattttatcaacgtttctttcctacctcttacaggaaagataggggagccgaaTTTGCAAATTTAAAACAGGGAAATctgaatattgaggactatgttgctaagttctcgaatttactgagatttgctcctcatgtagcatccgatgaagaagctaaggccgataacttcataaatggtcttaaccctgatatctttaccttggttaataccggaaggcctaacacttttgttgaggctcttgatcgagccaagggagctgaaaccggaatcatCAGGCAGAGAGGTCTTCAGTATTCACAACGATCCCAACAGCCACAGTTCCGACAGCAGTTTAGACAGGGTAATAGTGGCGGTAACAGTGGAAACATAAAAGAGCAGTTCAAggctagaggcaagcaatttaagtggcatggcagtaatttttcgagttctagtggatcgagacaATCTGGTTCAGTTtag